A section of the Chlorocebus sabaeus isolate Y175 chromosome 13, mChlSab1.0.hap1, whole genome shotgun sequence genome encodes:
- the LOC103239958 gene encoding ubiquitin-conjugating enzyme E2 C-like isoform X1: protein MASPNRDPAATSVTAAPKGAEPSRAEPSGGAARGPGGKRLQQELMTLLMSGDKGISAFPESDNLSKWVGTIHGAAGTVYEDLRYKLSLEFPGGYPYNAPTVKFLTPCYHPNVDTQGSICLDILKDKWSALYDVRTILLSIQSLLGEPKSDSPLNTQAAELWRNPTAFKKYLQETYSKQVTSQEP, encoded by the coding sequence ATGGCTTCCCCAAACCGCGACCCGGCAGCCACTAGCGTCACTGCGGCCCCTAAAGGAGCCGAGCCGAGCCGAGCCGAGCCGAGCGGGGGCGCTGCCCGGGGTCCCGGGGGCAAAAGGCTACAGCAGGAGCTGATGACCCTCTTGATGTCTGGCGATAAAGGGATTTCTGCCTTCCCTGAATCAGACAACCTTTCCAAATGGGTAGGGACCATCCATGGAGCAGCTGGAACTGTATATGAAGACCTGAGGTATAAGCTCTCGCTAGAGTTCCCCGGTGGCTACCCTTACAATGCGCCCACGGTGAAATTCCTCACACCCTGCTACCACCCCAACGTGGACACCCAGGGTAGCATATGCCTGGACATCCTGAAGGACAAGTGGTCTGCCCTATATGACGTCAGGACCATTCTGCTCTCCATCCAGAGCCTTCTAGGAGAACCCAAAAGTGATAGTCCCTTGAACACGCAGGCTGCCGAGCTCTGGAGAAACCCCACAGCTTTTAAGAAGTACCTGCAAGAAACCTACTCAAAGCAGGTCACCAGCCAGGAGCCCTGA
- the LOC103239958 gene encoding ubiquitin-conjugating enzyme E2 C-like isoform X2, with translation MASPNRDPAATSVTAAPKGAEPSRAEPSGGAARGPGGKRLQQELMTLLMSGDKGISAFPESDNLSKWVGTIHGAAGTVYEDLRYKLSICLDILKDKWSALYDVRTILLSIQSLLGEPKSDSPLNTQAAELWRNPTAFKKYLQETYSKQVTSQEP, from the exons ATGGCTTCCCCAAACCGCGACCCGGCAGCCACTAGCGTCACTGCGGCCCCTAAAGGAGCCGAGCCGAGCCGAGCCGAGCCGAGCGGGGGCGCTGCCCGGGGTCCCGGGGGCAAAAGGCTACAGCAGGAGCTGATGACCCTCTTGATGTCTGGCGATAAAGGGATTTCTGCCTTCCCTGAATCAGACAACCTTTCCAAATGGGTAGGGACCATCCATGGAGCAGCTGGAACTGTATATGAAGACCTGAGGTATAAGCTCTC CATATGCCTGGACATCCTGAAGGACAAGTGGTCTGCCCTATATGACGTCAGGACCATTCTGCTCTCCATCCAGAGCCTTCTAGGAGAACCCAAAAGTGATAGTCCCTTGAACACGCAGGCTGCCGAGCTCTGGAGAAACCCCACAGCTTTTAAGAAGTACCTGCAAGAAACCTACTCAAAGCAGGTCACCAGCCAGGAGCCCTGA